cCCTAGCTGGAggaagctgctggtggtggtgcagacgtaagggtggcaatcctgcAACCCCTCTGCAATAGCCAGATGTCatggtctgtgacatgtttttcctGGCCATGAATTTGGAAGGGCCGTACTCATGATCATCCTTAGGATTGTGTAATCACTAGACCTAGTGGATTTTGTGCTGGCGTGAGCGAGAGCGTGTAGAGTTATCAGTGAAATGCTGAGCTGCTGTCCCCATAGAGTCACTACAAGGCAACGGCCGCTCTTGGATTACAAGTGGAAGGCAGGGATTCTGGTTACATCCCCCTGCATGGCTAGCCTGCCTGCCCACTCAAATTGCCCATCAGCAGAGTACCTTGGCATTGGTTCCACCCATGGGACAGTCTCTGACTTCCTTCAGCTGGACAAGCGGTGCTTAGAGAGTGAACACTGCCACTAAACTCTTAACTAGCTGGTGTGGACGAGCCCCTGGCAGGGTTATAGCTGGTGTAGTgagctccactgccctgcagtcGCTAGCACATGCTCCCACATACCCTGAGAAGTCCACAGGAGATTATCTGACCCAGAAGACCCTGGGGTGTCCAGGTTGGTGTAGAATGTCCCCTTAGTTCTTCAAGTGTTCATTTGCCTTTGTGGATCAAGATGCAAATGCAACAAGCTTCCAGTTGGAAGAGTGATTCTGACTCCAGTTATTGGTGAGAAACTGACATGTTTCTGATCACGAAACCTTCTGCTAATGCCACCTGCTATCTTGTCTAGTGTGTCTCAAGGAATAGTACAGGACCCCATCAggtgaggggctggcagaggctgCTCTAGGTGCATGCAATGTAGGCAGCTGTCTATGGTGGCAGACTTCTGAGCAGTTGCCTACAGTGGCAAATTTagcctgtcaagtatcagaggggtagccgtgttagtctggatctgaaactgcttctgtagttggctagccattcacagtctttgtttaatcctgagctgatggtgtcaaatttgcagatgaactgaagctcagtagtttctctttgaagtcgtcctgaaggttttttgctgtaagatggctacctttaaatctgctattgtgtggccagggaggttgaagtgttctcctacaggtttttgtatattgccattcctaatatctgatttgtgtccatttatccttttacgtagggactgtccagtttggctgatgtacatagcagaggggcattgctggcatatgatggcgtatattacatgggtggacatgcaggtgaatgaaccggtgatggtgtggctgatctggttaggtcctgtgatggtgtcgctggtgtagatatgtgggcagagttggcatcgaggtttgttgcatggattggttcctgagatagagttactatggtgcggtgtgtagttagttactggtgagaatatgctttaggttggtgggttgtctgtgggtgaggactggcctgccacccaaggcctgtgaaagtgagggatcgttgtccaggatggattgtagatcactgatgatgcattggagaggttttagctggggactgtatgtgatggccagtggagttctgttggtttgttccttgggcttgtcttgtaacaggagacttctgggtacacgtcttgctctgttgatctgtttccttatttcctcgtgcaggtatcgtagttttgagaatgcttggtgaagattttgtaggtgatggtctctgtctgaggggttggagcagatgcggttgtacctcagtgcttggctgtagacaatggatcgtgtggtgtgtccgggatggaagctggaggcatgaaggaaGGCAtactagccaactacaaaagcagtttctcctctcttggtgttcacatctcaactgctagaagagggcctcatcctccctgattgaactaacctcgttatctctagcctgactcactcttgcttgcatatttatacctgcctctggaaatttccactacatgcatccgatgaagtgggtattcaccaacgaaagctcatgctccaatacatctgttagtctataaggtgcaacAGGACTCTTTGCTAAATTTAGCCTGGCCGCCCCCATGTCATGAAAGACCACACGGCCACTCACTGGAATTTGGCACTGCCGCCCTTTCCTTCATGATATAGGAGTGACTGAGCCAAATCTCCCACCCTAGGCTTCTGAGGAGGGGGATGGTACACTGAagttttgccttgggcggcagaTTGACTTGAGCAGCCTCTGGGAGATTTCAACATATTCTgctaaaagtcaatgggagttgagcaaTCTCAGAGCCTGGAAGTCTAAGGACCAGAAACTGGAACCACAGAGACGCTATGATTCTGCACTGACCTGGAGAGGAAATGGTTGGGTCACTGCCCCTGACCCGTGTGACCACAGGCATCCGTTCCCCTGGAAAGGCATGATGACGGCTCCTATCAATATAAACTGCACCGACGGCAAGGAGCAGAACATAGACATCCGCAGCCATGCACCCGGACAGCTCCTACCACAAATGGGACAACTCAGAGCAAGTGGAACTGACAGTGCAGGAAGCGAGCAGCGTACCTGGAAGAGGTGGTAAAGGTGAGCTGGTGTgaggaagggtggtcttgtgattaaggagctaccctgggagtcaggaggcctgtGTCCGATTCCTGGCTTTGCTTATTTGAGTTTGGCCGGTGCCCACAATCAGGATagtttctctctcccccaaatTAGTATCTGGATTGAGTCTGGATATTCCCATCATCCACATAAACTCCTTTCTCATCATGGGGCAAACTCATCCCTGGGTTACTCCAGTGCCTTCAGTGTTGCTATTGCAGGGATGAAACTGGTCCTGTGAACCTGCCCATATCTTCCCGCTAGAACCTGAGAGGATTCTCATGCTCCCTTTAAGGCAGGAGCGTCTCAATCTGGGTGTCACACtcccctgcccttcccatattgctaaaaGGGAGAGGGATTCCCAACATGGAAAATGGAACACAGGGAAGGCTGAGAACTACCTCAAGGTATTAATATGGCgaatccctcccctccctttgttCAGTCATCTTCTCTTGTAGGGAACCATGTTCAGTGCTGGGAGTCTCTCCCTAAAGGGAATGTTAGGAGGGGTTGATCCCACATTGAGAGATCTAACCAGtgctgctccccacagctcttTGCCTTTCCAACTTCACCCAAGGGAAGGCCATTGCGATCCTGTATCTCCTGCTGATGATTTCAATTGCAGTGGCCACAGCTCTCATCGTGGTGAAACTTGGGAAATGTAAGTCTCCTGTTCGTTTCTACCTCGGCCTCACATCTCACCTGCCAAGAGTGAGGCTGCTTTGACTAGTTTTGGGTGGATTTTAGCAGTGGGGCACAAAATTGGGCTGAGACTGGAGGCTCAGTTGTGACCTTAATTATGGAGCTGTTGCCATTGCTAAGTAACTTTCACTCACCTCTGAGTTAAGGTGACCGGATTTTCAAAGGGTGGGATTTGTCCTTAGCATAACTCCCGCTAGCTTTCCATGGGACTTGTGCTCGTAAATCTCagaaaaatcccacccaaaatcAATAACCGGCCGTGTTTGTGGTGACCTTTTGAAGGTTGTGAAATATTCAtacaaaaatgttcttttttcaaCGCTGTGCTGGGGCCAGTGCAAAGGTCTGGCTGCGGCTTCTGCTAGCGGAGAGGGAATGTAGGGAGTGAGAAGAATGCAACAGGGGCATGGCACAATGCGCTGCCACAATCGTCTCTTCCACATTAGCACAAGGAGAGCTTGGGCCCGACAAATACATTCCTTCCCTTTTTAACTTTGCAACTAGCTAACCACACACAAACCGAGACAGGCTCCTTGTGGCAGCAGGCGGCTTTCTGCTCCGCACAGCAGTCAGAGCCCTGCATTGCTCTGGGAAGGCTGAACCTTTTCACTCTCAGCTTGGCTATGCCCCTTTGAGCTGTCCAGCCACATTCCACGCCCGGGTGTAGTAATAGCAGCTGCACTGCACATCTTGGGGCCACTGGCAGCTCAGTGTAACATAGGGCAGCCCCAACGCAGCTCTACATTGTACCGAGGACCGAGCTCGTGTCCAGAATAATGAATCCCGGTGTTGGGCACAATGTGCCTGTAGTGGAGGATCACAGCTAGCATGGGGGAATGGACATCAGAAATCTTGGGTAGTAACTGGGAGGAAAGTGCATTTTACAGCAGCATGGATGTCCCCAAAGATATGGGTTTCCCCTGCTGATAAATTTTACTCTGCTATCAAAAGTGTCATGTCTACAGTGTCCAAGGGTCTTGCTGAAGCCCAGGAGGATCGAGATACTATAAGAAGCGATACCAAGAGAAATCTGACACATCACCAGGACTATCTAGGTGAGAGGATAAAGGAAATGTTTTTATTCCTTGTTGGACTTTGCAGAACTTTTTAGGTCCTTACACCGCAAGGGAGGGGAGAGTTGGGCCCAAGGGGTCAGTTGCAGGGCTGGTGAAGTTGTTGTAGCTCCTTCGACTTCATTGGAGCTGAGCAGACAtacatcagctggggatctgaccccAGCTCAGACAGGATTCCAGATTATTGTGGGGTGTGGGACAACCACAGGAGGTGGAAGCATCTCTTAGAAGTTGTTGGACAACATTGTCCTGTTCCTAGGGTCACTGATTATCCAATGAAATTTTGTTGTGATGAGGTCACGTTTCTACCAGTGTCTCATTGGCTGAGAGTGTTATCCTGCTGGGGAAGCCATGGGCATGAGTGGAATTTGTCTGTACCAGGAGTAGGCACATGCCTGGGGCCCCCGTAAAGACAACTACTGCTTGGGTGAGTGGGAACTGAGACCCTTCTTGTCCAGGACACTCCCCTGACCATCTGAAAAAAGGAAGCAGGAGTATGGGTTGGGGGAGGCCGCAGTCTGTCCAGAAGAGTGTGGAAGTGTGTCCCCAAACACCCAGGAAATGgcccttcatttctctgtgcctcagtttcactatCTTTGAAATGGGTAACATTTCTTGTGTATTTATATTGTAACCGGCTCTTGCTCAGTGTCTATGCAGTGCCAGAGCAAGGGTACCCAATCTCAGTTctggtttgtgcagcacctggcccaaAGGGGCTCTAATCTCAGGTGGGACTTGTAGGTAGCACGGTAATTTAAATCAGTAATAGCTATAAGTGAAACCCATTTACATCCTTGCAAACGACTGCGCTTCCTCCATACATTTCACACATTCCTGGATGAATGGTCCTTATCCAGCGCTCCTCAGGGGTGGAGCATGTGGGTGGGGCAGCATGAGGTTCTGTGttgttatttaaaatagaaactCCCCATTCTCTCATTTTCCTTTTAGAGTTGAAGATGTCCAAAGAATTCAACGTGTTTAATAGTCGACTTCTTAATGGTATGTTCTGCTGATGTTTCTCAAGAGCTTCAGCATAAACAGTTCCCTTGTCACAAGACGTGCAATAAAATCATAGGGGTTGCCCATGGGTGGGGTCTCTCCCTTCGACACGCCCATGTACAGCAGTTCTTTGCTGCCCTCTGCTGTTTGCAGTGTCCAAGGAGCTGGCTGGGGTTAGGCTGGGGATCGAGGAGATCCAAGCTGATCACGTGAAAGACCCATCACATCTCCAGGACGCCATAGGTGAGAAACATCCTTTTCCTTCCTTTACCTGATCACTGCTACTTCCTTGTAGAAGGACTCCTGGGTCTGATCTTCCCCTGAGGAGGGGAAGCTGAAAAGGAAGTAGAGAAGGAGGATGAGAAAGAGGAAGTGTGAGGATGGAGCAGGGAGCCCTACATGGATAATCGCATTTTAGTTTGTGATCAGCTGCATCCTGCTCCCAAGGGCCACCCCAGGTTTTATCCTGAGCCCAGTTCATGCTGTAGCAGAACTTTGGATCTCAGACCCCGATCCAGCAAAGGCACTTAGGCATGTGTAACCCATTGGTGAGCACGTGTGACAGGTCCCCCACTGTGCTGATCTAGGAGATGGTTCGGCAGCTTTATCTCACGCTGAAGTAGTTCCTGCTTTTAGCCCTGGAGGGCCCCAGTTCAATCCCCAAGTTGTTACCCACAATAGCAGCTGTCAAACAACTCTACCCTCGTGATTACTGTGTGGTGTAACATATCTCAGAACAGTGGTTTTCTGCCTGTGGTCCATAGACCCGTGGAGGTCCACAGACTATGcccaagatttccaaaggggtcctcaCCTCCATTCTAAAGTTCAGGGGTCCGAAAATGAAAACAGGATGAAAATCACTGGCtttgtgtttaagtgctttgctgcattgTGGTCTCAGTACCCTGTAGATACGTGGCAGTGGTGGTGGCGGTGGTGGGGTGCTCTGGTTCGCTCAGCGCTGCTGAGAGCTCACAGCTCCCATGGCCTGCAGAAGGAATTTGGGAATGCTCATCCCGTGTGGTTTCAGGCCCATCCAGTAAAAACATGAGCCGGGTTCTGATCTTAGTTAtgctggtgtcagggctctgacTAGGGATTTAGACTTCCATAGAAGAGGCCCGTGATGGAGAAGTGGAGTGTGGGCTACCTTATTGTGAGCCTACTGAGGTAAAAATTCACTCACTGAATCCAACAGTTGGCTTGAAGGAAAATCAATGAGCCCAGGATAGCACAGGTGCTTTGATAATACAATGGTGGACTCCAGTATCAGACCATAGATAGGTCAAAGGCTGTGAAaggggacagagagtgtgttTGCAGATAGATGGACACATTTCCAGCTGCTGTGAAGGAAGGTCTGAGCCAGCCCAGAAATATCGAGCTGTTGATTCCGTTGGCATTTTTCTACCCCCTGCCTCCCCTGACAGAGATAAGGAACCTAACGCACAGTATGTCGAAGGAGCTGGCTGAGGTGAGAAGGGACCATGACAGACTCCAGGAGGTCTTGAGCAGGGTGCAGGACGAGTTACGGAATATCACAGGTAAGAGGGCATCAAACAGGGTTTGAAACCAGCGAGAGAGTTAACCACAAATGCCCAGCGTCAGTGAAAGCCAACAGGGAACAGGGCATTTGACTTTCAGGTTCCCTATGCACGGAAACTGAGCACATCTACGTGTAATGGAAATGGACACAACTGATAATTTGGCTAAATAGATAATGAAACCTAACATGAGATGGATACAATGCTGTATGGCAGAAGCCACCAGATGGTGCCGTTGTCCATCAGCTTGCAAGATCTCTTTCCAAGCATGTCAGCGGTATTCAGTCTTCGAAGACATGCTGTGTTGTTGGTTTCAGGCTGTGTTATTTTGGGGGGGCAGCTGTTGCAATTAGCAAGGGAGTTTGCTCCCTGCCTGACTCTCTAAATAGGCTCAGTTCTTGGGGCAGAGTTGTACCCATTAAACTGGGCATCGGTGTCTGGGCTGAGATCAGAGATTGTATTTGATTTATGGGCGCCTCTTGTCCAGGACAAGTGCACCCAGCAGAAATCAACAACTTATATTAGGAAAATATTAACTCAGTGATTCATTTTTCAATGGGAAACAGATCTACCAGGCCCTGCCATCTGCTACCATATATCAGAGGGGTGAGAATGCCATGTAACTTATAAAACCATCCCACGGAGGATGAATGAGCACCTGGTGGAAGGAAAAAGTATCCAATTTCCGGGAATACGCAAATTCAGTGCAAATTATTTGCTTGAAGCCAGTGAGACTGTCAAAAGTAAATAAGTATGGGGACACGGATGAGTTTTTACACTTCAGTTAGACTGCATTTTGACTCTCTAATGCAGGCTTGCCCCATAATTTTACTTCTCACAGAAGTCATCTGCACAAAATGTCCACCTGGCTGGCAGCATTTTGAGAAAAATTGCTACTTCTTTTCAACATCGACTAAATCCTGGTTGGACGCTAAGCAGTTCTGTACCAATGAAGGGTCTCACCTGGTTATCGTTAACACCAAACAGGAACAGGTAAGCCATCCACTCAGATTCCTATTGTGTATCACACAGAATGGAAGGGATTAAGcacaaggggccagattctgttctgctACACCAGGGTGAAtctggagttactctagatttacccCAGCGTAACTGAGATCACAGACTGGCCCAAGTTTTCCAGGAATTTAGCAATCTCTTTGGATGTAACTTTCTGTTCAAGAAGAATTGAGGGAACCTGGATACGTAgagtcatttgaaaattcatagattcatagattctaggactggaagggacctcgagaggttatcgagtccagtcccctgccctcatggcaggaccaaatactgtctagaccatccctgatagacatttatccaacctactcttaaatatttccagagatggagattccacaacctccctaggcaatttattccagtgtttaaccaccctgacagttaggaactttttcctaatgtccaacctagacctcccttgctgcagtttaagcccattgcttcttgttctatccttagaggctaaggtgaacaagttttctccctcctccttatgacaccaaTTGTCAAGTGAGCTTTGTAAAAAGAAATCTCAATGTCAGATGTGGATGATTCGATATGAATCAAAATTcatctgtgggggcggggggcagttcTAATCCCCTGCGAATACAAATCACAGAGTCCCATAGGGACCTAAAAATAATATTTGATTGCTACTGACCTGGGCAGGAATTCAGCTGCTGTCCCGTAGGTGAAATGCTTTTCAGAGCAGCTCACTACTACACTACGAAAGGCTTTTTGATATTCTATGGAGGACCCAACTCCAGATTCCTCATCAAGACATTGGAGAAGGAATCCTGCCCTGAGGGAGACTCcactttaaattttaaattgaGCCCAGTGCCTGCTGGGAACAGGACTTTGGGAGACTAGTTGGTGCTGGGAGGATGCCCAtgtagtgcagaggtgggcaaggTACTGGTGTGAATCTGCAGTCACCAGAACCAAAATCTGACTCACGAGCACTACAGCTCATAGCGTGTGTATTTCACTATCCTGTCCTTGGGCCAGGATTTAAGGCACCCACAGTAACAAGGTTGCAGAATGGGACTCAACAGGGACTGCAAGATGGTTCCTTGGTCCCTCTTCATGGAGGGGACCTATGGCCATGGGATTGACAAGCCCCAAAAGCAGGCCTTCAGCAGCTGTAGGAGGATTGAAAATTACGCACAGTCCTCAGGGAACAGCAGTGTAATATTCACCCTTATTATTGTCACTTATCGGTATTGTGAGAGCATGTAGAAGTACCAATCAGAGCCCTGTTTTATCCAGGTGCTGTGAACATCAtcacaaaaagacagtcccagccccaaacagcttacaggcCAGTGTTCATCTGCCATTCTGAAGGGGAGATTTGCAGGGCAAAGGGCAGAGATGAGGCATTTGaagtacagctggtcagaaaatgagcTTTTTTGTGTGGAAAATTTCATTTATTTGAGCTAAAAATTTATATACTGCAAATTTTCAACTGAAatctgaaacatttcaatttggaagtgctgctgcagtgcctcgtgggagctgtagtttggaTGCTTCAGGCCCCCATTCTTCAGAGGTCGGGCTACccagtcagactacatctcccatgatgcacaatGGTCACTCCTCTTGAAGAGAGgaagtgatgcatcatgggagtgcctggtgcatcatgggaaatgtagggTGGCAGCCCTCATGTAAAGGGTTGGGAAAacagggggaggggtgagacTCTACAGCGACAGACTCTGCTGGCCACAAACACAGGTCCCATGAAACCTCCTCACCTCCCTCCTCACCTTCTGCCTGGGATCATGATTGTCTCCTTCACCTGTTTTCCCACATAGACGTTTTTGTCAAACCAACTCATTGAGCCCGACGTGTACTGGCTGGGCCTCAGCGACTCAGCGAAGGAAGGGGAGTGGCGCTGGGTGGACGGCAGCCCCCTGTCTGTCAGGCAAGTCCCTCTTTGTTTGGCCTCTTTGGAGAAAGAACTGTCCCttacaatcagctgtttcgcttTATCTCCTGTCCCGCATTGATACCAAAGCAATTGATACTAGAGGGGTCTCTGGTCCCCTTTAGTGGCTAAAGCATGTAAAGAAGGTTATGAGTCTGCTACTGCCTCCATGCTAATGTCATCCAGGGTCAGCACAGAGCCGGGGCAGGACCTGGGATGTTCCTGGGGAGCAGAAAGCTGCTTGACCATGGGGCATTCTGAATGTCCTGCTAAGGAACGGTGCTGGGGAGAACAGCAACATGGCCCAGGGGACAGGCCCATGGAGAAGGAGGcagcactcctgggttctctgagtGTGCTCTGCTGGCCAACTGTGAGGCACGTCTCTCCCTGCTCTATGcatcagtttcctcacctgtaaaatgcaCTGGAAACTGATGTCGTCCAAGCTGAGAACAGCTCTGGCTTGAGCAGTGGCTGGGCCAGCTTCCCCCTATTCAGTGGCTAGCCCCAACCTGCCATGGCCCTGACCTCCAGACACCAGCTCAAGGAGTGAGTAGGCAGATCAGTCCATGCCCACCTTGACTCTCTCTGCTAAAACTATCAGACCAGTCAGTGCCTGTTGGCGGCGGTGACATGGACACCTGTCCCCTAGGAGCTGGCTCATTTCACACCACCTGCATGGAGGAGGTTTTCAAACCAGAGACACTGTACGCATGTGGACTCTGTTCTGTTGCTAAGACCCACAGCCAcactggggatgggatgggagatgATTGCCAGCAGGGGCAGCCTGTGGAAGCCAGGAGCAAGTGGAGCATTTGCAGGGGTGCTGGGATACACAGCATCCACCAGTGGGAGTTGCTCTAGGAGCACAGCCATTCAAACCATGTTTCTGCAGTGCAGGCACAGTCAAGTATCGGTCTCTTtgtgccctgactgccctctgTGCTGTGATGAGCAGCCACCCATCCTCTGCCTTCTTCCATCCACCCATCTTCCTCTTACCCACCTACTGCACCACCTGgcctgccaacccctgctgtttggATGGTGACATTGAAAGGCAGCTAGAGCTGTGTGAAGCAGCTGGCATCCACCAGGGTCCTTCCATCCAAAGTTATTGGTTCCCGCACCTCCCTTTTAGAACGTCCATATCCACCTCTAATTCCAAGGGGCTTCGGTTTCCTTCTCAGGTTCTGGGGGCCCGGAGAACCCAACAATGTTGGGCAGCACGGGGAGGACTGTGTCCACCTGCGCTTCAACGGGAAGTGGAACGATGCCACCTGCTCCTTGACTGAGCACTGGATCTGCGAACGGCAGTGCTAGCTCAGTCCCTGAATCCACAACAGGGAGGGGAGGTGTCACACAGCCTGCCCCACGTGGGACTGCTCCGGAGCTTTCATCTCTCTAAATCAGTGATTCTCAGACTGCCACTCACGAGATGCAagagcaacaaggagtctggtggcaccttaaagactaacagatttatttgggcataagctttcgtgagtaaaaacctcacttcttcggatgcatagagtgaaagttacagatgcaggcattatatacagacacatggagagcagggagttacttcacaagtggagaaccagtgttgacagggccaattcaatcagggtggatgtagtccactcccaataatagatgaggaggtgtcaattccaggagaggaaaagctgcttctgtagtgagccagccactcccagtccctattcaagcccagattaatggtgttgaatttgcaaatgaattttagttctgctgtttctcttctctatgcatccgaagaagtgaggtttttactcacgaaagcttatgcccaaataaatctgttagtctttaaggtgccaccagactccttgttgtttttgtagatacagactaacacggctaccctctgatacttgagatgCAAGAGGCTCTTTAATGTCTCCCCTGCAGCTTTGCAGCACATGCTATGAAAACACGGTGATTCAATTATTAGCAgctctaagttattaaccaatctggatgcttttactatgttattaacccaTTAAGTTATCAACCTACACTAAGCTACTCaattatttgctgtgagaattatatatatGGATATAAAACTACATATTTCCCATCACACTGTTTCAATATGAATAGTACTATAGTCAATAAAACAATAAATTCACCTACTGTGGTTTTTTTGCGTAACGGTGATGGCTAATTTGGCGCCTGAGCCACTGAGGCCcgagtatcactgctctacacGCTGGGCGGCTATTGCAGCGAGTGGAGCTGTGGGACAGGATCATGGAAAGCAGAGGTGGAGAAGGTGACTGGCATTGGACCGTCTAATCCGTTTCCCTCCCATACTGGGGCCCAGGGCGGGGTCGTTCCCCTCAGGGCTCTAGCATTAACTGTGGCTCCCGCCCTTCCCCCAAGAGGTTG
The genomic region above belongs to Malaclemys terrapin pileata isolate rMalTer1 chromosome 23, rMalTer1.hap1, whole genome shotgun sequence and contains:
- the LOC128828119 gene encoding CD209 antigen-like protein C isoform X1, which produces MHPDSSYHKWDNSEQVELTVQEASSVPGRGGKALCLSNFTQGKAIAILYLLLMISIAVATALIVVKLGKLSKGLAEAQEDRDTIRSDTKRNLTHHQDYLELKMSKEFNVFNSRLLNVSKELAGVRLGIEEIQADHVKDPSHLQDAIEIRNLTHSMSKELAEVRRDHDRLQEVLSRVQDELRNITEVICTKCPPGWQHFEKNCYFFSTSTKSWLDAKQFCTNEGSHLVIVNTKQEQTFLSNQLIEPDVYWLGLSDSAKEGEWRWVDGSPLSVRFWGPGEPNNVGQHGEDCVHLRFNGKWNDATCSLTEHWICERQC
- the LOC128828119 gene encoding CD209 antigen-like protein C isoform X2: MHPDSSYHKWDNSEQVELTVQEASSVPGRGGKALCLSNFTQGKAIAILYLLLMISIAVATALIVVKLGKLSKGLAEAQEDRDTIRSDTKRNLTHHQDYLELKMSKEFNVFNSRLLNEIRNLTHSMSKELAEVRRDHDRLQEVLSRVQDELRNITEVICTKCPPGWQHFEKNCYFFSTSTKSWLDAKQFCTNEGSHLVIVNTKQEQTFLSNQLIEPDVYWLGLSDSAKEGEWRWVDGSPLSVRFWGPGEPNNVGQHGEDCVHLRFNGKWNDATCSLTEHWICERQC